A stretch of DNA from Oculatellaceae cyanobacterium:
ACAACACTTTTGGTAATAAGTAATCCTTTATTTTTAAACTTAACTAATCACCAAAGTTATACAGCTAATGCTATAGAAATTAAAGATTCAAATAAAATTACAACAACAAAGTCTCGTCGCGGTCAAGCATTCAAAAAAGAATTAGTTCGTCTTATTGCCGCCAGCAAATTACCTGGTCAAGAAAAGAAAGAGTTTTTAAGTTCAATCAACGACCCTTCTTTTCCTATAGCAATAGATTTAAATTGTTGGGGTGCTAAAGAGGCAGGTTCTTGGAAAAAATATATCCAATTTTTAGAAGCTGACAGGAAAGAAAGAGAACCAGGCTCAAGCCTTTCTAGTGAAGAGAAAAAATTTATATCTCAATATTTTAAGTTAATTAAAAAATATTATTGTCCTAACACTAAGTAAAGTTTTTCAACCAATTTTTGCTCGTTTATCTGCGGTTAATTTTAATTTATCTATTTTGTTTTGGGAAATGTCTATTGTGCTGAAATCGCTAATAGAGTGCATTCCCAAACTAAACGCGGTTGAGCATAATTTAAGAGGTTTCGACGAGTTTTTTCGAGATATTCTAAAAAATGAGATTGACGGTATTTTTGCCAATAACTGTACTGTAAGTAATCAACTAACCATAATTGAGTTTCACTATCTAAATCGCGATCAATTGTACGCGCCAATTCAAGGGCGTGGCGGGGCGTTTTAGGAAAAGAAGTAAGCTGAGACAGTAATTCTTGAGGAATAATTTGGAGTTGTTGCCAAGCTGCTAGAGCAATTCCAGGGCTACCTTGTGCGATCGCCAATAATGCCTCGTGTTGTAAAATCTCTGCATATCCTATCTGCGTTAACACTTGTTCCATCCCCGTTCTATCTAACCCATAAAACGGAATGCGCTGACAACGTGATACCAAAGTCGGCAATAAAGACTCAACTGCTGGCGCAATTAAAATCAAACTTGCTTGTCCTGGTTCTTCCAAAGTTTTTAGCAAGCTATTCGCAGCACCTTCCGCCATTGTCTCAGCGTGTTCTAGCACAACAAGCGATCGCTTTGATTCTAAAGCAGAACGCCCCAAAAATTGGCTAATTTCTCGAATTTGCTCAATCCGAATCTGTGGCGGCGCTTTGCGCTTAACACCCGCCGCCGCCGCTTCCGTCGCCGATAAACGTTGACCTTGATGTAAATAAGTAGGCTCCACCCATAATAAATCTGGGTGATTACCTTGTTGTAAGCGTTTCTTTACTCCTGCTTGTTGTGACTCTGAAACACCCACAGAAAATAATAATTCCACAAAGCAACGAGCAGCCAAACTCCGTCCTACACCTTCAAGTCCCG
This window harbors:
- a CDS encoding DNA polymerase III subunit delta' yields the protein MSNFFERLVGQKQAVELLTQAVAQNRIAPAYLFTGLEGVGRSLAARCFVELLFSVGVSESQQAGVKKRLQQGNHPDLLWVEPTYLHQGQRLSATEAAAAGVKRKAPPQIRIEQIREISQFLGRSALESKRSLVVLEHAETMAEGAANSLLKTLEEPGQASLILIAPAVESLLPTLVSRCQRIPFYGLDRTGMEQVLTQIGYAEILQHEALLAIAQGSPGIALAAWQQLQIIPQELLSQLTSFPKTPRHALELARTIDRDLDSETQLWLVDYLQYSYWQKYRQSHFLEYLEKTRRNLLNYAQPRLVWECTLLAISAQ